Proteins from a genomic interval of Stenotrophomonas sp. WZN-1:
- a CDS encoding DUF4007 family protein, which translates to MTSIPLPPLVQFSGHETFPLRQLWLRKAYDAAVEGEGRPAKEVFAPEVGIRRFGVGKNMVAAIRHWAMACDVMTEARDGRISIGTTGHALFGSGGLDPFLERPATAWWVHWLLAGRAQRSTTWWWVFNQGAQHAFDVERLTDSLKSTVEQAGHKTSRVTLKRDVEVCLRCYAAKRDGRGGDEAVEPLLSELGLINEGAGGSFSFLRSSQRSLPDGIFAMALLEFWAERDLRLGTGQATLSFEVISHEYGSPGRVFKLDERGIEDRLSGLESLTDGQLRWTDTAGVRQVSRQIRGAHEELTADLFRKAYGK; encoded by the coding sequence ATGACCTCGATTCCGCTCCCTCCGCTCGTTCAGTTTTCTGGCCACGAAACGTTTCCTCTCCGGCAACTGTGGTTGCGAAAGGCTTACGACGCTGCCGTAGAGGGAGAGGGGCGGCCGGCCAAGGAGGTCTTTGCCCCTGAAGTTGGGATACGCCGCTTTGGTGTGGGCAAGAACATGGTGGCCGCCATTCGCCATTGGGCAATGGCCTGTGACGTCATGACAGAAGCGCGGGATGGACGCATTTCCATCGGCACGACCGGTCATGCCCTCTTTGGTAGTGGTGGCCTAGATCCATTCTTAGAGCGCCCGGCCACCGCGTGGTGGGTTCATTGGCTCCTCGCCGGACGAGCACAACGCTCAACCACGTGGTGGTGGGTCTTCAATCAGGGGGCGCAACACGCATTTGATGTGGAGCGACTGACCGATTCGCTGAAGTCGACGGTCGAGCAGGCCGGTCACAAGACATCCAGAGTGACCCTCAAGCGTGACGTTGAGGTCTGCCTGCGCTGCTATGCAGCCAAGCGCGATGGGCGCGGCGGTGACGAAGCGGTTGAACCTCTTTTGTCTGAGCTTGGGCTGATCAATGAAGGGGCGGGCGGAAGCTTCTCCTTCCTGCGCAGCTCGCAGCGCTCCTTGCCCGACGGAATATTTGCGATGGCGTTGCTCGAGTTCTGGGCAGAGCGTGACCTGCGGCTCGGTACCGGTCAAGCGACACTCTCCTTTGAGGTCATTTCGCACGAGTACGGTTCCCCAGGAAGAGTGTTCAAGCTTGATGAGAGGGGGATCGAAGACCGGTTGTCAGGGCTCGAGTCGCTGACGGATGGTCAGCTCAGATGGACTGATACCGCCGGGGTGAGGCAAGTCAGTCGTCAGATTCGCGGGGCTCACGAAGAGCTTACTGCAGACCTATTCAGGAAGGCTTATGGCAAGTAA